In one Gemmatimonas sp. genomic region, the following are encoded:
- a CDS encoding carboxypeptidase-like regulatory domain-containing protein: protein MTVVRTAVAMVGMLALATACAPGSRAPAAAWDATGSTLVVPPGLTGRTVLRGVLIDSLVTNDTLRGALMSVEGREGSVLTDAHGAFVLDSVARGARRLLVRHPVLDSIGVTTLPIPLVVTDSTRRSVWLPTPELFLGAVCKPTRQGGTGALLGTVRRASDDSPLAGVEVIGAWRSSDSSFAGSGTRPRARVRTDADGHFVLCDVPRFSPVELWSAAHADDAAHVRVQLGARVLAGYDLSVDPVAPARDSVPRAAAPRAAAPRAVAPRADIRPARVAGRILTLAGDGLPNVTVSIDRPVRRTVTDAAGRFVIDSVPAGIRTLEVRAIGFQPQRLGVSVRPGEQVDRDITIDRNLAVLGTFVVRASRTAAWDSAGFEERRKKGTGYFFERETLAGVNDLSTALRMVPGIRGRSSDRSQRLVAGRGTGCFPAFVVNRVRFDAGGAIGPEAMIRAQDIRAMEVYTSRLSTPPEHQRYGDCAVIVIWLRDPQAEIEARKK, encoded by the coding sequence ATGACCGTCGTTCGCACCGCCGTGGCCATGGTGGGGATGCTGGCGCTGGCGACCGCGTGTGCCCCCGGCTCACGCGCACCGGCCGCCGCATGGGATGCCACCGGGAGCACGCTGGTGGTGCCACCGGGTCTCACGGGGCGCACCGTACTGCGCGGTGTGCTCATCGATTCACTGGTCACCAACGACACGTTGCGCGGTGCCCTCATGTCCGTCGAAGGACGCGAGGGCTCCGTGCTCACCGATGCGCACGGCGCGTTCGTGCTCGACAGCGTCGCACGTGGCGCGCGGCGACTGCTGGTTCGGCATCCGGTGCTCGACTCCATCGGCGTCACGACGCTCCCGATCCCGCTCGTCGTGACGGACAGCACTCGGCGGTCCGTGTGGCTCCCCACGCCGGAGTTGTTCCTCGGCGCCGTGTGCAAACCCACGCGGCAGGGAGGAACGGGGGCACTGCTGGGAACGGTGCGTCGCGCCAGCGATGATTCGCCACTGGCGGGCGTCGAGGTGATCGGTGCGTGGCGCTCGAGCGATTCGAGCTTTGCGGGATCAGGGACCCGACCGCGCGCGCGGGTGCGTACCGACGCCGACGGGCACTTCGTGCTGTGCGATGTGCCGCGTTTTTCTCCGGTGGAGCTGTGGAGCGCCGCTCATGCGGACGACGCGGCGCACGTGCGTGTGCAGCTGGGCGCGCGCGTGCTGGCGGGCTACGACCTGTCGGTGGATCCCGTGGCCCCCGCGCGTGACAGTGTACCGCGTGCGGCGGCGCCGCGTGCGGCGGCGCCGCGTGCGGTGGCACCACGTGCCGATATCAGGCCGGCGCGCGTGGCGGGACGCATCCTTACCCTGGCCGGCGACGGCCTCCCCAACGTGACGGTGAGCATCGACCGCCCCGTACGCCGCACGGTGACCGACGCGGCCGGTCGCTTCGTCATCGACAGCGTCCCGGCGGGCATTCGCACGCTCGAGGTGCGCGCGATCGGCTTTCAGCCGCAGCGCCTGGGGGTGAGTGTGCGCCCCGGCGAGCAGGTGGATCGCGACATCACCATCGATCGCAATCTCGCGGTGCTGGGCACCTTCGTGGTGCGCGCATCCCGTACCGCCGCGTGGGACTCCGCCGGCTTTGAGGAACGGCGCAAGAAGGGCACGGGCTACTTCTTCGAGCGTGAGACGCTGGCGGGGGTCAACGACCTGTCCACCGCGTTACGCATGGTGCCAGGTATTCGCGGGCGTTCCAGCGACCGCAGCCAGCGCCTGGTGGCGGGCCGTGGTACGGGATGCTTTCCCGCGTTCGTCGTGAACCGTGTGCGCTTCGATGCCGGCGGCGCGATTGGCCCCGAAGCCATGATTCGCGCCCAGGACATCCGGGCCATGGAGGTGTACACCAGCCGATTGTCCACACCACCCGAGCACCAGCGCTACGGCGACTGCGCGGTGATTGTCATCTGGCTGCGCGATCCGCAAGCGGAGATCGAGGCGCGCAAGAAATGA
- a CDS encoding glycosyltransferase N-terminal domain-containing protein gives MHSAWRPWYQAATGMANMLASIAPNASGKVWRSVRARRGLLDRWAAQTTRARDLARPLVWWHAPSVGEGLQARPVAEAWRTAHPGMQQAYSFFSPSAEQFARSVRADFTEYLPFDSVQGAERLLDLLQPRLLVFVKLDVWPVLVERAVARGVPVALLSATLAEGSGRRSVWSRALLRDAYAALSLVGAIDAANAERLADLGVPRSRVRVTGDTRFDQVWRRATAVDRAALHVRCTASDRPTLVAGSTWPSDEAVLMAAWVPLRRTLPAARLIIAPHEPTAAHLAPLLAWGRTHGMRTVTLGDLERGGADTDADLIVVDRVGVLGDLYAHATAAYVGGGFHRAGLHSAIEPAAFGAPVLFGPRHGGSREAGLLLAAGGAVAVAGATELERALGRWLHDTEARAIAGGAAKAVVEAERGATDRSVALVSELLA, from the coding sequence ATGCATTCGGCGTGGCGTCCGTGGTATCAGGCAGCAACCGGCATGGCGAACATGCTGGCCTCCATTGCCCCCAATGCATCGGGCAAGGTCTGGCGCTCGGTACGGGCCCGACGCGGGCTGCTCGACCGGTGGGCCGCGCAGACGACACGCGCACGTGACCTGGCGCGCCCGCTGGTGTGGTGGCACGCCCCGTCGGTAGGGGAAGGGCTGCAGGCGCGCCCCGTCGCCGAGGCGTGGCGCACGGCGCACCCCGGCATGCAGCAGGCGTATTCGTTCTTTTCCCCCAGCGCCGAGCAGTTTGCCCGCTCGGTCCGCGCCGATTTCACCGAATACCTGCCGTTCGATAGCGTGCAGGGGGCGGAGCGCCTGCTGGACCTGCTGCAGCCTCGTCTGCTGGTGTTCGTGAAGCTCGATGTGTGGCCGGTGCTGGTGGAGCGTGCCGTGGCCCGGGGCGTTCCCGTGGCCCTGCTCAGCGCCACGCTGGCCGAAGGCTCCGGGCGGCGTTCGGTCTGGTCCCGGGCGCTGCTGCGCGACGCGTATGCCGCGCTCTCGCTGGTGGGGGCCATCGATGCGGCGAACGCGGAGCGCCTTGCTGACCTGGGCGTGCCGCGTAGCCGCGTGCGGGTGACCGGCGATACGCGCTTCGATCAGGTATGGCGCCGCGCCACGGCTGTGGACCGGGCGGCGCTCCATGTGCGCTGCACCGCCAGCGATCGGCCAACGCTGGTGGCCGGATCGACATGGCCCAGCGATGAGGCGGTGCTCATGGCGGCCTGGGTGCCCCTGCGACGGACGCTGCCGGCGGCTCGGCTCATCATTGCCCCGCACGAACCCACCGCGGCGCATCTGGCGCCTTTGCTCGCCTGGGGACGCACGCACGGCATGCGGACGGTCACCCTGGGGGACTTGGAGCGTGGGGGGGCCGACACCGACGCCGATCTGATCGTGGTCGATCGCGTGGGGGTGCTTGGTGATCTGTATGCGCACGCCACGGCGGCCTACGTGGGCGGTGGCTTTCATCGCGCCGGACTGCACTCGGCCATCGAACCGGCCGCCTTCGGCGCCCCCGTGCTTTTCGGTCCGCGCCATGGTGGAAGCCGCGAGGCAGGGCTGCTGCTGGCGGCGGGTGGCGCCGTGGCCGTGGCCGGAGCGACCGAACTGGAGCGCGCGCTCGGTCGGTGGCTGCACGATACCGAAGCGCGCGCCATTGCCGGTGGCGCGGCGAAAGCCGTGGTGGAGGCCGAGCGTGGTGCCACCGACCGCAGCGTGGCGCTCGTGTCCGAATTGCTTGCGTAG
- a CDS encoding TPM domain-containing protein: MNRPKGRPRWLVWLLAMMGAAAPLGAQPPALPQPVGYVNDFANVIPDEVERRLVALAERLNAATRGDMVVVTLPDLAGRPVEETALRLGREWKIGADAQIGDAARNAGVVILIVPKESAQDGRGRCRIETGQGAEGFLTDATAGALCREQGDRFRAQDYGGAIEAIAFGVADRYAAAFNVTLDGQPRAPQRSSRSRPNGGGFPVALVIIIVLFVLSSFGGRRRRGCMGCLPIPIPGPVIYTGGSHGWGGGGFGGGGGGGFGGFGGGGGFSGGGGGSDW; this comes from the coding sequence ATGAACCGACCGAAGGGACGACCACGGTGGCTGGTGTGGCTCCTCGCCATGATGGGCGCGGCGGCGCCGCTGGGGGCGCAGCCGCCGGCGTTGCCGCAACCGGTGGGCTATGTCAACGACTTTGCCAACGTCATTCCCGACGAGGTGGAGCGGCGCCTGGTGGCGCTGGCGGAGCGGCTCAACGCCGCCACGCGCGGCGACATGGTTGTGGTCACGCTCCCCGATCTGGCCGGTCGCCCGGTGGAAGAGACGGCCCTGCGGCTGGGACGCGAGTGGAAGATCGGCGCGGACGCGCAGATCGGCGACGCGGCCCGCAACGCCGGCGTGGTCATTCTCATCGTTCCCAAGGAATCGGCGCAGGACGGCCGTGGCCGCTGCCGGATCGAGACGGGGCAGGGCGCGGAGGGGTTTCTCACCGACGCCACGGCCGGGGCGCTCTGTCGAGAGCAGGGTGATCGGTTTCGCGCCCAGGACTACGGCGGTGCCATCGAGGCCATCGCGTTTGGTGTGGCCGATCGGTACGCCGCCGCGTTCAACGTCACTCTGGACGGGCAGCCCCGGGCGCCACAGCGCTCATCGCGCAGTCGCCCCAACGGCGGCGGTTTTCCGGTGGCGCTGGTCATCATCATCGTCCTGTTCGTGCTCAGCTCCTTTGGCGGACGACGGCGACGGGGGTGCATGGGGTGCCTCCCCATCCCGATCCCGGGCCCCGTGATCTACACGGGCGGGTCGCACGGATGGGGTGGCGGCGGCTTCGGCGGCGGCGGTGGCGGCGGGTTTGGTGGCTTCGGCGGTGGTGGCGGTTTCAGCGGTGGTGGCGGTGGCTCTGACTGGTAA
- a CDS encoding DsbA family protein — translation MARTSPVLRAAALLLWLGTTAACGRADAAARQRTGGTDSTATAAQPASATAAQPVIAGGDSLADMALMQKADRSRLMGPESAMWVVMISDFQCPYCKQWHDSSMARLKRDYIDPGKIRFAYLHLPLESIHPHARAQAQASLCAGAQGKFWEYADGIFDNFGTARGMSDVSPLLSRLARDLSLDVPAFDKCRVSAPIANLVNNDIAQATQAGVQSTPSFIIGTFLVKGALPYQDFRQAIDTALVMAKSAKGRPGR, via the coding sequence ATGGCCCGTACCTCCCCCGTTCTCCGCGCTGCAGCACTTCTTCTCTGGCTGGGCACCACGGCCGCCTGCGGGCGGGCCGATGCCGCCGCCCGCCAGCGCACCGGCGGCACCGACTCGACCGCTACGGCGGCGCAACCGGCGTCGGCCACGGCCGCCCAGCCAGTCATCGCAGGGGGCGACTCGCTGGCCGACATGGCCTTGATGCAGAAGGCCGATCGCAGCCGCCTCATGGGGCCGGAAAGCGCCATGTGGGTCGTCATGATCAGCGACTTCCAGTGCCCCTACTGCAAGCAGTGGCACGATTCGTCGATGGCGCGGCTCAAGCGTGATTACATCGATCCGGGCAAGATCCGCTTCGCATACCTCCACCTGCCCCTCGAAAGCATCCACCCGCACGCGCGCGCCCAGGCGCAGGCGTCGCTGTGCGCCGGGGCGCAGGGGAAGTTCTGGGAGTATGCCGACGGCATCTTCGACAACTTCGGGACCGCGCGCGGCATGAGTGATGTGTCGCCGCTCCTCTCCCGGCTCGCCCGCGACCTGTCGCTCGATGTGCCGGCGTTCGACAAGTGCCGCGTGTCGGCGCCCATCGCGAACCTCGTGAACAACGACATCGCGCAGGCCACGCAGGCCGGCGTGCAGTCCACGCCATCGTTCATCATCGGCACGTTCCTGGTGAAGGGCGCGCTCCCGTATCAGGACTTCCGTCAGGCCATCGATACGGCACTGGTCATGGCGAAGTCGGCCAAGGGTCGCCCCGGCCGCTGA
- a CDS encoding carboxypeptidase regulatory-like domain-containing protein — MPSLSQWRALRAAFIAACCAIVALPMGQLAAQSGAAAAPVTGIAGVVVDSAGRTIRDAQLTVREAGKRGANARKWEARSDSVGRFRIEGIVAGTLRLEVLRDAYEPAGFDLQIANGVVAEVRLRLVEDEVWQLAKRAADSLAREDSIAAAAVRGRSGAPLLAAPAGMTADSTRATGTTEVTFSQVITASLPASTAPAGPRRPGAPSNLLTGRVLSPAGEPVARAQIQAMGTNFFTLTDSTGRFFFRDLAPGPYFVRARKVGYEPVVFTATLAAIDSIEAAVRLTPLLGVNTTRLDTMRVTAEYDRMSRRLKGFEERRATIRGLFIDREEVAMRKPQLLSDLLRGRGNITVQRNGVGDTQIFGSRLSISTGYCPLALILDGTLINTNGGRMDNFVPIDMVAAIEVYNSGTSVPGVFARPETDCGAVIVWTR, encoded by the coding sequence ATGCCTTCGCTCTCCCAGTGGCGCGCCCTGCGCGCTGCGTTCATTGCCGCCTGTTGCGCCATCGTGGCTCTGCCTATGGGACAGCTGGCGGCGCAGTCCGGCGCCGCCGCAGCGCCCGTGACCGGCATTGCCGGCGTGGTGGTGGACAGCGCCGGACGCACCATTCGCGATGCGCAGCTTACCGTGCGCGAGGCCGGCAAGCGCGGCGCGAACGCGCGCAAATGGGAAGCGCGCTCCGACTCCGTGGGCCGCTTCCGCATCGAAGGCATTGTGGCGGGGACGCTGCGCCTCGAGGTGCTGCGCGATGCCTACGAACCGGCGGGCTTCGATCTGCAGATCGCCAACGGGGTGGTGGCGGAAGTCCGGCTGCGTCTGGTGGAGGACGAAGTGTGGCAGCTGGCCAAGCGCGCAGCCGATTCCCTGGCGCGTGAGGACAGTATTGCCGCCGCCGCGGTGCGTGGCCGTAGCGGCGCCCCGTTGCTCGCGGCGCCAGCGGGAATGACCGCCGATAGCACGCGAGCCACCGGCACCACCGAAGTGACCTTCAGCCAGGTCATCACCGCATCATTGCCCGCGTCCACGGCGCCAGCGGGGCCACGCCGCCCGGGCGCTCCGTCCAACCTCCTCACCGGGCGTGTGCTCTCCCCCGCCGGAGAACCGGTCGCGCGCGCGCAGATCCAGGCCATGGGGACCAACTTCTTCACGCTCACCGACTCCACCGGCCGGTTCTTCTTCCGCGACCTCGCCCCCGGTCCGTACTTCGTGCGCGCACGCAAAGTTGGGTACGAGCCGGTGGTGTTCACCGCCACCCTCGCGGCCATCGACTCCATCGAAGCCGCCGTGCGGCTCACGCCGCTCCTGGGCGTGAACACCACCCGCCTCGATACCATGCGCGTCACGGCAGAGTACGACCGCATGAGTCGCCGGCTCAAGGGGTTCGAGGAGCGCCGCGCCACCATTCGCGGGCTCTTCATCGACCGCGAAGAAGTGGCCATGCGCAAGCCGCAGCTGCTCAGCGACCTGCTGCGCGGGCGCGGCAACATCACCGTGCAGCGCAACGGGGTGGGTGACACGCAGATCTTCGGGTCGCGCCTCAGCATCAGCACCGGCTACTGCCCGCTCGCGCTCATCCTCGACGGCACGCTCATCAACACCAACGGCGGGCGCATGGACAACTTCGTGCCCATCGACATGGTGGCGGCCATCGAGGTGTACAACAGTGGCACCTCGGTGCCCGGCGTGTTTGCGCGCCCGGAAACCGACTGTGGTGCGGTGATCGTTTGGACACGCTGA
- a CDS encoding LemA family protein, with protein sequence MAFIRQTRRRAMIFALTMPLAFGACGYNSIQAYDETAAQAKQNIDAQLQRRADLIPNLVNTVKGFAAQEEKVLTEVTQARAGLVGALQKPGGSDPAELANANAQLTGALGRLTVAIEAYPELKSNENFLRLQDELTGTENRIAVSRTDYNNAVRQYNEYIRKFPAVLTAKATGAKAREYFEVTDAAARTAPTVDFSKD encoded by the coding sequence GTGGCGTTCATTCGTCAGACTCGTCGTCGCGCGATGATCTTCGCGCTCACCATGCCGCTCGCGTTCGGGGCGTGCGGGTACAACAGCATTCAGGCGTACGACGAAACGGCCGCCCAGGCCAAGCAGAATATCGACGCCCAGCTGCAGCGGCGCGCTGATCTCATTCCCAATCTGGTGAACACCGTGAAGGGGTTTGCCGCGCAGGAGGAGAAGGTGCTCACCGAGGTAACACAGGCGCGCGCGGGGTTGGTGGGGGCCCTGCAGAAGCCTGGCGGTTCCGATCCGGCGGAGCTGGCTAACGCCAACGCGCAGCTCACCGGCGCCCTGGGGCGCCTGACGGTGGCCATCGAGGCCTATCCCGAGCTCAAGTCCAACGAGAACTTCCTGCGCCTGCAGGATGAGCTCACGGGGACCGAGAACCGCATTGCCGTATCGCGGACCGACTACAACAACGCGGTGCGGCAGTACAACGAGTACATCCGCAAGTTCCCCGCGGTCCTCACGGCCAAGGCCACGGGCGCCAAGGCCCGTGAGTACTTCGAAGTGACGGATGCGGCGGCACGTACGGCGCCCACGGTCGACTTCTCGAAGGACTGA